ACCTTGACCGAAAATAAAaaagtggaagaaaaaaatgtacaaaagTAATGACCCCATTTCCGGCTAAGCTGTCAGTGAACAATCCAATATTTTGCCTTTCAAAGCGAGCACTCTGCTTAGAGATTTCTCTACACTACACGGCGTCAACGTCGGCCTCGGTATGTCGTTACCAAAAGCTGTGTCCGTACAAAAATGGTctatgtacagtctatagacttgttatagactctattgtcttcctatagatgTTCATTTTTGTCTACTCAGCCTAAAGCGCCTATAAACAAAaccgtacagtcgcgagtaaaaaaaaatagcactagtgacgtgccacaggagCAGCAGATAACATCTCTACTGCGCTGCGGTAAAGAACGCGTCAATAACAAAAGTGCCACGGGTGTTCACAACGAACGGCGCCGCGCCAGCCGTGCGGTGCGATTTTtaccgctctggtgacgtcattgtgctaatattttttactcgcgactgtattgaatttgtatggccataaatctatacattgtctataggatttgtattgcccatATACTGTTACCCAGGGTTTGTCTACAAAGAGTCTATGCACATTATAGACAGAAATCaatggacagcctatagactataAAACAATTTTGTGTTCAGCTGTGACCAACAATATTATTATCCCAGGGGGCTGTGGCCACGAGGGCTGTCTGGCCCAGGGAGCAGAAGCAGAAGTAAATATTGATTCATCATTAATGGACTGCCACCGAAGACAAGAGAGAAAGTGAAAAAACATGAATAACTGTTATCTTAAATTACAAAGAACACGAATGACGGAAGAAGCCCCGTCAAGGTAACATCTTCCAAGGATAATGACATTCACTATTCGAAACTTCAGAAGCGCGGTCGGCTTGCAGGGGGATTGCATAGGGTTCGCTGGAGCATTCGTCCAGCGCAGCTCAGATGGACGGTGCAATACGTTTCATTTCACCGCTGTACATTAAACCAAGAAAAGAGAATACTACTGCTCGTAAGGTCAGCAGTGACAAAATAGCAAAACAGCAGGCACCAGCATCGTTTTTATGAAGCCACTGTAACAAGTGCAAGAGCACACATGACGCGTATGTGTTCCTCCTTCAGAATGCGAGTCAGCTCACTTGAACCCAATGAATACTTGCGCTTTGAGCTTTGCATCTGTCGTTTTATGTTCATCTCACGAATCAAAATGGCGTCTGAAAACGAGCTCTACTTTACCCGCCATTTTACTCAACGATAAGCCAATCATTCCATTAACTTTTCAACTTCTTTTGCGACCCTGCCAGCCTTCAGGTGATCCGCATATATTTTAGACAACCACTGATACCTTAATCCACACTTTTAAACTTccatgcccagcaattctggacaaaagcatttttgagtgggaaaccgtttatgaatgcaattttttcatataatgtaagacttcactataacaatcaatatgtccgcagatcacccgacagcagtcttttattttgtttttcccttcacatttttgctatcgtcaaaagcgttccccattggttttctatggcagtcttaactgttccatGCGATCGAtaaaaacactttaaaataaagattttgctgcatatatcAGAATAATGTAACATTgcctttaatatttccataacagtgtcttacaattttccaatttccaaaaatgtttgcccgagaaagctggtttTGTTTTTCGACAGCATTTAACACACATAAACAGCCCGTATCAGCTTCTGTTTGCCGCTCTTTGTTCCTGCACTAAACCACATTCTGCTCCTAATTACTACGCACTTACTAATACTACCATTAAAGTAAAGTCGCCGATAGCGGAAGCTATGCTCTCATATCCTATGGCGGTTCCTCTATTGTCCCCCTGAAAACACCGTGCTCCTCAAGCGATGCCCCTCTCTTTACGAACCACGCATATACATCACGGCCGAGTCCGCCCAACTGGCTCTATACACTGGCAGTGAAGGGTCACGTGACGTTTTCTGCTACGTGCCTGGACTCAGTGTCCCTGTCTTTGACGTCACTACAACCGGCTGTCGCTACGACGAAAAATGCAGGAATTGCTTTCATGCTTCAAATTTCCTCGCTACCTGTAGAAGGTTGCGCGTATATCAGATTCCCAGGTCAGCTTCAGCGACAGTAAGGTAAATTAGAACGTTCCCCTGAACTCAACCAAGCAACGTCACCACGTCATATTCCCAGGAAAGTTCCTGCTTTTCAATCGTCAATCGAGTACGAATAGCTATCGCCGCAGGCGACTTCGCGTCGATCATGAACGAGTCATATAGtctggctcagtgcttagggcgctagTCTTCtgagtcggagttcccgggttcaaacctggccgcggcggctgcgtttcgatggaggcgaagcactaaggcgcccttgtgctgtgcgatgtcagtgcatgctaaagatccccaggtggttgaaattattccggagccctccactacggcatttcttccttcctttcttctttcactctcttctttatcccttctcttacggcgcggctcgggtgtccaccgatatgccatttcctttccgcaaaaaccaaaaCCCACATAGCCTGGCAAAATACCTTTTGtgatgtggggtttaacgtcccgaagcgatatATTGGCtttgagggccgccgtagtggaAGCCTCAGGATTAATtaagactacctggggttctccAACACGCGCTAACTTCGCATAGCACACGGACATTTTAGCATTTCGCCCGCATAGATATGCTACTGCCTCGGCCAGTATTCGATCCCGAAGAGTACGCAGATGGGCTCTTTAGAATTGGATACTGCGCTGATAAGTGATGACAATTTCAAAGCAGACAATTTCAAAGCACGCGTGAATATAGCCTTTCAGTCTTGCCTCTCTAAGAGCATGCACTTACATGCAGCTTGGGAGATGTTCAAGCAAGAGGTCCGAGGCATGGCCATTTAAATTGGTTCGATAAGACCCTAGTTTAGAAAACCTGAAGCGGGGAAGTTGCAGAAAATCCTTTATAACCTTTGTGAGTTGAAATGTGAGGCTCTTGGCTCGTCGTACACGGAGGAAATTGCTGCTTTGAAGTGCCAACTCCTACAGTTCGACGCGAAATGATACACGGCTGCCTGCGTTCGCTCTCGAGCCAATAGCGCACCGTGCACCACTGGCGTCACTAGGGGGGCGCAGGAGGCACGGTCCATACCGGGTGCAAAGCTCGAGGGGGTGCAGCTGCAGCCCTGGGTGGGGAAAAGGGAAGGTGGTGTACTTTTTTTAAATCTGAGTGGGGTCGATTTCTCAATGCCGAAACTCACAACCTCCTGGATGTTTGTGagcgcctgcctgcctgtctgtctgtgtgtctgtctgtctgtctgtccgtccgtccatccgtctgcctgtctgtcggtctgtccgtccatccgtccgtccgtctgtccgtccgtctgtctgtctgtccgtccgtccgtccatccgtccttccgtccgtccatccgtccgtctgtccgtctgtccgtctgtctgtctgtctgtctgtctgtctgtccgtctgtctgtctgtctgtctgtctgtctgtctgtccgtccgtccgtccgtccgtccgtccgtccgtccgtccgtctgtctgtctgtctgtccgtctttctgtctgtctgtctgtctgtccgtccgtccgtccgtccgtccgtccgtccgtccgtccgtccgtccgtccgtctgcctgtctgtcggtctgtccgtccgtccgtccgtctcttTCCACCATGCTTGTATTGAAGTAGGTGGGCAGGTGATATtatgtttgcaggcacagggtgggagcagctggcaaaggacagggttaattggagagacacggggaggcctttgccctgcagttggtgtagtcaggctggtgatgatcaTGTAATGCCGTAAGGGGGCTGCGGTTGTACAGATTCTTCCTTCAGGGCGGGCATTTCGGCCTTGCGTCCGCAGAGCAGGTGATGTTCTCTTCTGTACGCTATCTGTCCTGCACAACCCGTGCCCCGGGACGCGTTAGCCGACAAGACCTTCGAAGCCTGTATCAACGATTGCATAAACCGCTCACGGCAGAATGTCGATACAATGCTGCGCTATCTTTCTCCGTCCGCAAAGGGTATTTACAGATAAGTGCTTGGAAACAATGCCTCTTCAGAAGGTGAGTTCCCGGTCGCTTTTAGGAGGCACTCCGGGCTGGACGGTTCTGTGATCAGGTGCGGCAGACCATGGCGTTTCTTCTCAATTTGGGAGAAGTCATTTTGCTCGTCGGATTTCTTCCGTCCGTCATTGGAGGTGCACTGTCTCAAGGTACTGGTGAACTGTTGcctttatcttcttttttttttgcattgcacaGTCGGCAAAAAGATCTCGCACGTTGAGAAGCATTTTGTGCTGCATTTGTACTGTGTATGCGAATGCTGTACTATTATGAGAAAAAGAATCGTTCGCTTCCCCCCAATAATGTACATCCTTGAGCAGCTTGATGTGATTCCACTTCATTAGAAGGCTCTCTAAAAGAGAGTTGCATCACGTCATGCATCAATCCGTTAGCATGTATACGTCAGGAAGTAGAACGTCGACGAGGCGCGTCATCATAAGACTTTTTTTAACATATTTGAagacgtattagcggagacgtataccagtctatcggacgcctcctgcgcacgcACACTGGCCCCGCCTGGCCGCACCCATGACACTGTGCTTACGGAGGAGGCGTCCGGCAAAATGGTATACGcgtggttgttgttgttagtggctatttattaataaaataataattaaagGAAAAGATGTTGCGAGCTGCGTCATCGgacatcgaaacctgaagcacctgagctgcggctagcgagAATAAAAAGACAGGGAGAGGACAAGGAGAAGCAATACGTCTTCGGTATGTTATAAACGTCTTATGACTTGGGTCATTAGACatatttcgttttgttttatCTCTTATGACGCTGCGCTTTCTCGCAGCAGTGCAAGAGGTAAATACTACACAAGTTATTAAACTGCCGGCAAAGGCGCTTAAATCGCAATAACGTTTTAAGAAATTGGTTTCGTAAATTTAAAAACAGGAGTTTAAGCGGGTTTGTCCGCTCGGCTTTTTGAATAGTGATCTCGTCTGTAAGCAGCTCCGAAGTTGCCAGAGTCTAATGAAAAAGGGTACGCATAAATGTAATAAACTACTTTGCGATACCTACAGACGTTTAATCACAATCATTTTGTGCGGCTCGCGATGTCTGAATGTTAAAGCATCCTCGCAGCCATAGCAATGACATTtatagttgttttttttgttgaacAGGATTTCTGAATTTATGGCAGTTCAATGGCCGTGTTTCAGCATAGATGTAAACAAAAGCTCCTGTATATTGCGTAGTACATGTGGAAAGACTCGAAGCGGGCTGAATAAATACATTCTTCCCCAATGGCGTTTCTGATCGCGTACATAAGTGTTTTTTTGGAGCCGAAGACACACAATCAAAGACGATCTTGGAACAAATGACGGCCCGTCGAGCAAGTGATTGAAGGCCTTTCTGCAGCGATTACTAAGGGGCTTCAAATGTCCAGTACCGAGCACTATACACGGagacaagtcaagaaaaaagtgGCTCTTCCCGTTAAAGGGCCCGGttcaagccaatggcgtcggccgatcctcATTAACCTGATAGTGCGAGAAGCGCGACAATACAGGCAGTGCCGTGAAAATGTAGGGATGGGACATACCCAACAATGCAGGGAGGAGACTGTCCTCATTCACTTCCACTGCCTACACTGtaacgctagcaggttcatgagaatcgaccgacgccattggctggaacgggGTCCTTTGACGAgcaaaagccgctgcgttcttgagttacATCCAGCTATAACAGAAAACCGAGCAGACTCGGAGCGCCTTTTGGTAGAATCGACGGCATGCTCACGCTAATAGCTGAAACAGCTCAAGCCGGCGGTTCTATGTACTGTATCAGGTTGGCGCATTCGTGCAAATGCGTCGTATGTGAGAGGTTAAAATCTGCACCAAGAACTCCGCATTAGTGCAGGCCGAAGCTGGACTTTACGGTTTCGAACCTGTGAGAGCGGTCTTCCGCTGTCGTTCTTCAATCATTGAAAAGCGCAGTTCATCTTCTTCTCTTGTATATCGTTCAACGTGGCCGGGCGTGAGCGTCCGAAGTTATTTGAACATCGCACTTTCAGTGACTCTGATTAAACTCAGTCTATAAAAGAAGTACTTAATTAGGCTTTCTCACTTTCCGCGTCAACAAGACACTCTCCAAAGAAATTTTAGctccaggattttttttttcatttttgaagcATTTCGggcagcatccccccccccccccgccgcccaCCATTGTTTCTAATTTTTCTCTCGTGAGAAAAATGCAACTACAGCAGACACCGACAAATACGCAAGTGTTGAGGAATCTTTTTTTCTCAACCCACGCAAAGATCTTGCTTCATCCTTGTCGGTTCTAGAGCGCCCCAAGAGCAACCTGCAATTATAGATCAAACGCAGACACATTACTTTTATGTACGGGCTTGAGCCCGACTCGGGCCCGATGAAACAGAGCATTTTTCGGCCCGACTGACAGGCTGGGCCAGCGCGTGATAGCTCTCGGGCTGACTGGAGCCCGTGTTGACGACACAGGTTTTAGGTTTTATTCCCAAAAGAGTACCAAATCCACCATGCGTTACACAGACGGCGTTTCTTAAAGTGGTATAGACAAAACTTTGAAGACAAACAGACGATGTGATTTGTTTCATGGGCATAAAGAGGTGCCTACgagcaagtttcagtcgcaggaGTTGAGTCGAATATAGTTTAATAcgattttgaatgttgtccgacGAGCCGTTCGGCATTTGCACCTGCTCCGAGTGACACCAAGGGGCACTTGCCCCAATTACTTTGACGTCACCGAATCCAGCGGTCGTTCActggaacaaccagtgcttgccgggGTCGCCGACGTCATCAGTATTCTGATATACCAAATTGGCCGCTCGACAGTAATGTCAGGGTACCGTTTAGCGCTGGCGCCGACTGTGAAGAAGCCTGTCGGTACAAAGGCGTTTCTAATTGATTATTAACGCTGCGTACTGACGTTTCGAGCTCATTTTCATGATTACTAGGCCCGTAGGCATCTTTCAAGGTGGAAAAACGGACACTCAAGAACTTTGTGTCTAAACTCCTTCAATAAATTTTTCGAAGTTTCGAAGCCAAGTGTCAGATCTAAGATATGAGGATGGAAACTGTGAGATCAGCCCACGAgaaagcacccgccgcggtggctcagtggttagggcgcttggctactgatccggagttccgcggatcgaaccccaccgcggcggctgcgtttttatggaggcggaacgctaaggcgcccgtgtgctgtgcgatgtcagtgcacgttaaagatccccaggcggtcgaaattattccggagccctccactatggcacctctttcttcctttcttctttcactccctcctttatcccttcccttacagcgcggttcaggtgtccaacgatatatgagacagatactgagccatttactttccccaaaaaccaatcattattattattatgagaaaGCTCGCCTTGCTGCAAAAAAAGCGTAAAACTTGAAAGCCGGTCCTCCTTTTGTCCCTTGTTAACCTGTGTCTGTTGTAACTGTGCaacacgtgcaaatgcttccgtTGGCGTTATGGTTCTCATGCAGTTACAGGCGGCTGCAGAGCGCCTAAACCGCTAAGTTAAGAGTATGCAGTTTACTAACAACGATGGGCTCGCAGCGATGGAACGCGTGTTGCGGAGAAGCGTGCGGAACGGCGCCATTCTGACATCTCCACTGCGGAGCGCTTCTGGTCTCAGAATTTGCCTTGTCGGTTGTATGCCTAACCTTCCTTGGTCTTTTATCGACAACTTGATGCCAGTGGAGGCGCGGGGCAGAGAAAGTCACGTGGGACTTGCTCTACACAGCGACGTGTAGCGATTGACGTCGCTTCGCTGGGCGCGTTTTCCCAAAAGGGCCCACTGCATTGGGTGCCTGTTGAGCCACAGCGTAGAGGGGAGTCGCGTttacgaaattctaaaaattgatatggctattTCTAACGACCGGCAAGCAATCTACAAAGCTAGGAAGCAAGTAAATGCCTAACTGTATTAGTTTAAAAGGTAACTATGTTGATGTTTAGTTAAGCGGTTCACTAGTTAACATAATTCACCTGTTTTCcgatgtccgccaacactagtattacgccgccgccgaagccgcctTGATATCTCAAAacgcctatttaaaaaaattctGGTTCACCTCCGCTAAGGCAACTCCTATACTTCTAGTTTTCGCCGCGTTTTAAGCGTTTTAAGCGTGTTTTAAGCGTTTTAAGCGTGAATGTGTTTTAAGCGTGAATAagcgctttttattttttttctcaacacAGAAGCGTTGCCTCCTGAGTGCGCACCAGAACAGGTGCGTCACTGCTACCGTGACTACAGTTCCCATCTGTGGAGGCGAAGCGTGGGGAACGACACCGAAGGCAGCATCCCCAATGAAGTCCTCGTGAGGTGGTGCAGGTACAGATCACGTGTCACATTTGTTTCGCAGTTAAAGGCACGGCGTCTTGAAGGAAATGCGTGACCAAGACCTGGAGGAAGGTTTCGTGATTATGCTAGAATATATTCACAGAGACTGCACGCCATTCATAATTCACCTCTGACAAAATGGAAGAACACCAATCAGGAAGCGTATCAGAGGTGCCGACACTCGATCCCATTGCTCTTATTCACTGCTTGTTTACAATAataattcagggggggggggggggataaggaAGGCTAGCTTAACAGCCAATAGAGGACCCCTCAGCAAGCTGCTATTTCTTCATGGCATTGCCCTACTAGGAAAATTACTGAAGGAACTGCTAGGGTACTTGCTTGAGGACCTACACACGCCAAACAACAAGGTCGAACTAATATTGTAGGCACTGAGCGCGAACATCGTCTTCATCTGTGATTACTCCCCATGATCTTCGTCTTCGTCCGGAATGCCCCATTGAGCTAGGCGCCGCATTTGATGAGGAAGCGATTGCTAAACATTTTTCAAAACACATCGAAAGTAtagaacatggtaaaagaatgcagcgcgaaaaaaacaaggacgaacagaagtggacaggacagaaGTATACATAAGTATAGATCCTGCCCTTAATGAATTTACAACTTTCCGGTCACGCTTAAAATTGTCTTTGGTGTTGTAGTCCTTCGATAGCGAGGATCCTTTTTGCCCTGTAAATGAGGCTGTACGTAAGCTTTTCTTCATGGTGGGGTAGAGGGTGCAGAAAGAGAGATCTTGTTCTCCCGAGTTTCCCAGCAGCTTCCAAGTGAGTCTACGCTGTACTccaaatatacagggtgtttcctATCATCGAATAAAAGAGTGTCGCCGAAGGAGAAAGTAAAACTTAATAAGAATATAATCTGTAAACAAGAGAATATATACGAATACGTTTGAACGAAGTACGTACTGGGCCTGGTCGGACAATTCAACCTCGAAAGCCACGCTCTGTAGGTAGCATACCGTTCGATGAACAATTTCCATTGAATCAAATGAAACAACCTGTACTGTTTGGTTTCACTCTAATGATTAGTAGTGTACTTCTGGGCAATCTTAAGGGGTTACAAGAAAGTgggaattttctttaaaaaatacaTTTTTGACGAGAGTAGGTCTTTCTGGCTGTTGCAGTGAAATAACTGAGAAGATTCACTGCCACCAGAGGGTAGCACTGTGCCCTGAAGAAGTGAGGAGAAACTTCAGGAGTCAGGAGAGAGGGTACGAAGCCCTGCGCGACCTATTCTGCGACAAGGACGCCATCCGAGGTGAAGACACGGGTGTTTGCTCTTCCAAATCTACATCAAATTATTTAATCTGTGTACACATTTATTTGGTTGTTTGCTGATAACTGTTTACTTTTTGTTGAAGCCTGTCAATGAGCAGACCAGTTTACGAagttatacccctgccacacagcaaatttaatttctttctaacccaatgtcattcgatgcatcgaatgtcattcggtctccttcggtgttacacggtaaaaaataatgtcattcaaaaatgatggcagtgacgatcagtgaaaaaaaatagtacaattgaAAAACATCAGCGtgcataaaagatgtttgaaattcTTATGTGGTGTTTCTAAAGCGGGTGAGAACGTTTCTGTACAATAATATAAGCTTAAGATATTATTTCCGGCAATTCTCCATCACTTTAGCCACAAAACCTCAAGCCAAGtgcaaagtcaaccacaaattcgataaatgtaaacaaacaaaatggctgacgtGGCGCAGCGTGGAAATGACTTCGAAAAGGTGAGGTGCTAGTTACATGTTTAAGTACctgcgagctaaacgaacatgtaacgccaaccagcaagaaacacgcaacccaaaatggtCGACGGTCGCGAGAAatgccctgcttcacggtcggccgctGCCGTTGGCTGTTGCTAGGGCCGAGAGTAgcagctatccacgacagcttctagtgtcaagaggttcgcaccgaaattaatatttctttagcagagctaaataaatacaatttctaactttggcagtgcgcatgcatgctttctttttttgtcgcTTGTTTCTGTTGCAtatctggtgtccagagtacacattcggtttgagatcgaatgcgaatgagttccccaaactcattcgatggcgaatgtcattcgatgggaatggcATTAAATGTTTCCGTGTAGCAGCAGATTAGCGGCAttagttgcgaatgtcattcgatgggaatgacattaaatttgccgcgTGGCAGGGATACGGGAAATTTATTTTACACACCACTTTTATGTTTCAAAACGACATGATCATTCTTGCAAAATTCGAGAGTACCATGGCAGGACTAACTTGCTTGCCAATTCATTTTTCGTCaagactgtgcaacagtggaatcgctTATCGGAAGTGCAAGTGTGCTCTGTAAATCAAGATGTCTTTTATGCAAATTTGTAACCCCTTTCTGTAAGGCCTTCGGGCATTGCGGGGTAattattgaataaagaataaagccACACCGAAATGCGAATCACGTTCGAATAACTCGCATAATCGCATAATTCGCACAGGCATCTTCTCACACAAGATTTGTCGTTGTAACATCTGCAAGAATTAAGTGAATTTGTAGCATTTGCAGCGTAACACGACTTTTTTCCCGGACGGGGTACTATGTCAGTATCCTTCATAAATCTCTTCCTTCTACACGTCTATCTCCTGCGTTTCCCGGATTTGCGGGCCATCTTCACATTTACATTTCTATCGCTGAATGCTCTAAAGACCCCTAACTTACGATGTATACGGTAAACTCGATTTGGTCAGCTTCCGAAAATCACCGTCACTTAATGTGCTTCCAAAAGACCATCAGGCCTTCAAGAGGGCATCATAATGGTAATGAGGAAACAAAGTGGCAATCGTGCCACAGGAGCATGTATACGAAAGCTTACTATTAATGGCGGTAAACTGAGTAGTTTCTGTTTACAGGGGACAGTTTTAGTGGGGTCACGCTGATGCCCGCTGAATTCTTCCCATAAAGAGTTTTCGCTCCAAAAGCTATTCAACTACAACTCTTCATGGCCCGCGTACCCAATGTACAGTGTTTGTCAGAAATATGCAGCCCAAAATATACAACCATGAGGCGGCCGTAGTCGGGCCTTCGAGCACTGCAGACCTTCCAGCCACTAATGCGAATCaactttcgctgattaatgcgcaaCGCCGATAAGCTTAGTTCTGGCAATTTTATTTATATTTCGTATTACGCTATCTTCGGGTCCCGATGTGAAGAAAGGAAACAGAAACAAAGATTAAGAAGACAGGCTGAAGTAAATGGAAAAGAGACGGGTGGAAAATTTTCAGGTAATTATAGCTGTGACGTGTAGATAATGCATGAAGGAGGACAACACGATGATTCGTGACTAAATACAGGTATCAAGGGCAAGGAGAGGGCACAGTGGTAACCATGAGATAAAGAGTATGAGATTAAGTAAATATTCACTAGGGGAAAAAATGACTCACATTTGTCACATATTCACTTGTCTCCA
This portion of the Amblyomma americanum isolate KBUSLIRL-KWMA chromosome 10, ASM5285725v1, whole genome shotgun sequence genome encodes:
- the LOC144106562 gene encoding uncharacterized protein LOC144106562 yields the protein MAFLLNLGEVILLVGFLPSVIGGALSQEALPPECAPEQVRHCYRDYSSHLWRRSVGNDTEGSIPNEVLVRWCSEITEKIHCHQRVALCPEEVRRNFRSQERGYEALRDLFCDKDAIRDYYTARSCQDPEKFFPCHNVYMGDVTPENSTFFYCKLSQAATECYETAFSPRCGMTLSMAEAAYFRGEDALKLLGDCNRSTRLYAASDQLLLAAVATLALLRWTGASWQLNLRTQ